GGTGAATGCAACAACCGTACTATGAATGCAGTCTGACTCAGTCTGCCCAGTTGGGGGAAAAGTGACGTGTGAGAGCTAATTGGCTGTTTTAGGTTGCACCCTTGACATTGTAATCAGCTTAGTAAGTGAGTCAATTCCCCTTTAATTATTGCCAAGCTGCCTGGGAGCCCAGTAAATAAAGCCTGCCATTGTTTCTTGGCCAGAGGACCTTGAATGTGCACAAAGTATCGAAAAGCCCATTCATGGCAGCGCTGGCATCATGAGGGCTGTTCGCAACAtggagctccagcagcagcacattgaGAGAATTAGATGAGCTGAATGCACGTAAAGAAAAACCAGGAAGTCTAAAGCCCCAGTCTAACCCCCACCCAAGGTTTATACTTACAAAACAGAATGGCTTATTGCCTCTTGCAATTCAAATGCAACTGACTTTCTGTTTGTAGCAtgcttcagaaatgttctccCCAGGAAagaatttatttgtcatttcgGTGCCTTAATAAAGTGACACCATGGCAACACAGCGCTATTACCTCATAAATATGTGCTGAAATCCCGAACAAAAGCTTTCGTTACATCCCCAGAGGTATATCAGCATGCTTTTCCCCCTCGGAGGTGTGAATGAATTTCAAATGAGAGCACCATTTCATGCAATTATTGACACTGCACAGGTAGAAGGAGGCAGATTACAGGCATTACGCATGACATGCAAACATTTATGAAAGactgcactaaaaaaaaaaaaaaaaaagggggctgttAAATTGTACCATGCAAACATAATGTGAGTTCACCTTGAACGTCCTTTCAGAATAATAATGCAAAAACTGCTGAAAGGATGTTATGACAAATTTGTGATGAACGTCCTCGCGAGCGAGGTTATGAAAATGAATTGTTCGTACTGGAACGCCATACCACATCTTGTTGTCTGCATGACCTTACTTTGTCTTTGCTCAGGTTAGTGCTGTTGCCAGGATACTATTTCCAATGGCAACACTTGAGCGAGGTGAGCAGCTCTGAAAGGATCCAGATAACTGGTTGCTCTGAAACCCTGTGGACCGGAAGTCCATACAAAGACatggcacagacagacacggGGACGAGCGCAAAAAACAGCCCCTCAAAGTTCAGTTCGATCAGACATTTCCTCCtgaacatataaaaaaaaaaaagacttccgGTTCAGTTCAGCACGATTTATTGTATCATCGCGATCAAGATCACGAACAGTGGCAAGAGAGATGTTGCCCTGGTGTTTTGGTGCATGACAACAAACATACCAAGTGGGAAGATGTGAAGAGTCAAGCAAGGGAGGAAGCATGAATAGGAAATCTAAATTGACGTTATGAGAATGagtcataaaaataaagaaaaacacagagcccTTTTAAACGTGCACTCATGAAAATATATACGTTCATGTGTCATATCCTTTCTAGAGGATTCGTCAGTATCATATTTTGCATTCTAACAATCATCACACTTCTGATGTGTGATGAAATGCAGCAGAATCAGTTGCCTCTGTGAATATTGGAGCCTTCCTCTCATAATGATTATTGCACTGCAGCAGTCATTGTTCTGTGTGAAACTCAATTTCCATCTTCGGGCGGTGCAAAATGAGAGGAACGCTTGCTGTGGTCCATTACAGGCGAAGAAGGAATTATTGTACATGACTGCTATGTGACTGGTAGTTTGTTCCGTATTTATTGCAACACTGGGCAGATGCTCTCCATCTGTGCGAGAGCACACTGCCACCATTTGTCGCAAAGCTGTAACTACCTCGGTTTCCTCTCAGCGATGTGGGAAAGCATGTTGTCCAGAGTGTATCCTCAAGTGTAACCTTCTTTGTTCCCATGACAGCCGAGTGCAAGTGTTTTCTCACTGACCCCATTCTTGCTGTCTTGCACAGCCTCCACGTTGTGTAGCCTCTGAACCCTTTtccttcatctctccatctgtaCAAACCAAGGATGCTGCATTACAAAGCACAGTGACTCAACAGGTTTTTGCGCACCATTCATTTCCACAGGAGCTTCCAGATCACCATGGTCATCACTTAACAGCTTGATAGGAACGAACCACGTCACCACAACAATGCCGCGCCTACACACACCGATTGACCATCACCTGGACTGGATTCAGACATTGAAGGAGGGAGAGTCAGGGACGGTGAGCTCACACAGCACTGTGCTGGGCTGAGCATTACCTGGCAGGGAGAGCTCTTCAACAGTGCAACTCCATTCTGATGACTCATCTGTACTGAACACCCACAACCTCTCTTTGCTGTGCAAAGCTTCCCTTTGTATTGCTGAGTGCGTCTCATCCAGCACTTAAGAGATGAGCACCGGGACCCAAACTTTTGAGCAGCACAGGGATGTTCAAATTTGTGTAGGGTGCTGACAGAATATGAACTTGAAATTATTATACTGACCTGTGCAGCTTcttaaagaaaagataaagataacTGATCACAAAGGAGGGAAAGTCTGTATGCTGTTGCAGAAATATTCTGTACGAGTGCTCCGGACAGGTTCACAAAATTCACTTGAAGACGGGGGTTTGCAAGGTATTTTATGAATCCGTCTTTGGCTTGAGACCTGGCCAGAGTGAATCTGTGGATCTCTGTATGCTGCTAAGTTTTTAATGGTgaggttcacccaaaaatgagtCATTACTCAATCCCATGCCAATGGAAATTCGGGTGAAATTTGGTAGCCGAcgaaatatttctggagcttcacggctCGTCTGTCATAATACAAAGTCTCCAAAAGCcacaagatcccaaattgattcgATGAGACATTATTGTATTCCCCCGATGCACCCACctctgacaaaatgacaaaaactgacaaatcaCTTCTAGCTTAGCAGCTAGTGAAGATTCCGGCTTTGAGATAGGTGTAAGTAacgtctttttaaatcaatttgggatcttggggccatttaattgtttcttttggttgatttttgcattttaagtttaaaacatcAGGCCTAACTGGACTAATGCTGCTGGATGAGCACAGCCAGTGGTAAAAGAGGTTCAGACATACACatctgaggtacttgtactcAACTTTATACTTTTCTTCTCAGGCCACTTACTCCTTTTACGTCACTACACTTATTTGACAGCTTGCGTTACCTTACAAACAAATGGAATGTTTATCATTGATTAAACTACCAAACAGTATACAGGTACATTGTATACAATTAGGCTAATTAGGCTCTTGCTCCTCCTTGCTGTATGTAGCTCCAGAGACATATTGACATGTTCTGACTGTGAAGGTTTTGCTATTCATGCCACAGATCATTCATCCCCACAGCGATCAGACTGTTTAACTCAAACACTACCTGAACAATCACTTTccactcactttgttttttgttttttgttttttgtttggttgtttgtttgttttttgtgaattttgtattttaaatgttctaTTTAACTTTATGCGCATTTGTCTGACTCTTTTTCCTGTACTTGCTGCATCTTGAGCtgttgtaacaagtgaatttccctgCTGTGGGATCTCATTTAATCTAATCTATTGACAAATATTTAGAAATTTCAGagatattacattatatttctTACCAAGCTTACCCTTCACTGGCATTCACTGATAGATATTTGTATTGTGTTGACTGCCTGGGCACAGCTGCAAACAACCGCTGCAGTTCTCCCCCTTCACCGCCTGGGGGCAGCAACAAGCCGACATGTGACAGAGGTTGCTAGGCACCACGCCCACTAAAAGGCGTTCCTTTTCAAATTTCCGCATTTTGAGCAAGGCACAGTAAAAACATTAGAGACAACACAGTGAGAAACAATTAACGAATAGTATCCGACCATGTCACGGTTTCTTCTGAGAGCAAACCTGCGGAGAAGCATCTTCACTCAGATGAACGTTAGAATGGCATCTGAACAGGTAAACTGTGGTGATGGTTGGCGTTCTCAGGGTTTTAGCATTAGCTTGCTAATATCAGCAAAGTTGTTAGCCTTACAAAGTTAGCAAGGCTAGCTAATGGCTAACTTATAGAGTCACATTTGTGAAGTAGCTTTAACATAGATGTAACGTAATGCACGTTAATACTGCAGCATATGTCgttagtagtagtagttagTAGCAGCATGTGTCGTGTAGTTTAAGACCTCAAATGCTCCTGTATTACTAGATTCTTACGCTCCAGTGTTAAGTAATGCCACATACAGTGAAACATGCACTTTAACTCATTAATCAGTTACTGCACAACGCAGAACAGCGACGTACAACTAAGCAAAAGTCTACAGTTTAGTAGCAGTGATAGATGTGTAACTTTGAGCAGAGATGGCATGCGAAGGTAATAATATGTagaaaatcaaatgtatttccTTAGCTCTTGCGGAAGGGATCGTTTGATTTCCCCTTGCTATTAAAGAGATTGTTTTAAGAGTTGCATTATATAGTTCAAGTTATTTAAGAGAAATCTAAATGTACACATGTTCTTACTGCCTCAAAATGTGTCTGACAGGGAAATGTGGCATCTGTAAatcaacaacacacagacaacaactGTATTGTTGTATGAAAGGGTTGGAGCAACTGTATATACTTAGAGAAATTCAATAGTTCATCTATTAAAGAAACATCATCAGCAAATACCGGTggtgctttgtttattttaggcATACACCAGGAGAAAATACATGATTAACTTTACAATCATTAGAGGCCCcttttataaaatgtgtttttgtctcacaAAACCAACTGAAGATATGGTGTGATACCTTGTGTATATTGTGGTGCACTTCCTTGATTGTGAATTgtgacagtaaaaacatttcctctgctTATCCCAGCTTGGTGAGTTGGGCACGGGAGCAGGcaaaggtggaggtggaggaggctcTGTGAGGGAAGCAGGGGGAGCGTTCGGAAAGCGACAggtggcagaggaggagcgCTATTTCAGGTGAAGAGaatgcagcagctgaagctTCTGCCTGTATACTGATTGTTTTTTCCACAAGATTTTAAAcctaaccttttttttccacctgcaggcagaaggagaaggagcagatggAGGCGCTGAGGAAGCACCACACGGAGGAGATAGAGCACCATAAGAAAGAGATTGAGCGCCTGCAGAAAGAAATCGACCGCCACAAGGGCAAAATCAGGAAGCTGAAACACGATGACTAAAGCTGGGAAGACTGTTCTCTGAGAGTCCGCCCATCCCATTTGCCAAGTCCAATAATGATCATATATTGAATGATTTAACCGCTTATCAAGGCAGGTCCTGTATGAAATTTCATACTGAATTCACAGATGctaatatgaaaataaagtgcTTAATTTTGCAACATGTCTATGAGTCATTGTTCATCCCTCTTGTTTGCTGTATAAATGTCAGCTGTTGATTGTGCTTTGAATTACAGCTGATGTCATTGTAGTATGTACAGAGAGGTAAAGTTGTGTCATTCAAGGTTCAACTATGAACAGTTGATGGTGAAGTGCTCTTTTTCTGACCACTGCACTGCTCTCTCAGGCTGAATATACAAATTACTGCTATTTAACTATCCACTCTACCCCTTACTGTGGTGTGGTTCTCTGTTATTTTATATATGTTATTTTTATAAACTTGTATTATTTAATATCAGCTGAGCAAATCTGCAGTGGCACAAGGATTTCCACCCAACAAAAGAAGGTTATGAACGTGTTGGAGAAGGTAACAAATTAATAGATAGCGAGTTTTCAAGTATTACACATAAAGAATTGAAAATCAATAATGGAAAATTAAAATCCTTGTTATTTTCATATCAGCTGTCCCACTGTAGTTACAAGGAAATAGGACTAACAGATTTTACCATTAAGGTAAACCAAATTCAAGCAAATTCCATCAGATTTACTGGTTTATCTGGACATGACGGagctgtatatatgtatatatatttgattttgttttgttttttaatggaaCTATTCGGTAACACTACAGTTGGTGGCACTGACGTTCAAATTCGCcattttggaaaaaagaagaagaagacgtcAAAAACAAGAACCCGCCCCTACTGCgcgttattttttttccctcccccgTCCAAATATCGCGATGTTTGCTGAGCGGTGGCGTTGTTCGGGGCGAGCCGACGACGAGACCGTAGCTGTCTGGAAATTTGTCTCGTGTGTTAGATTCAAACGTTTTCTTCATATAAGGCATTTTTGTACGTCCGCAGAGCCACTCGTTCCACATTTTTACACACGTCGTCGTTAGTGTCTTGAATTAGTCTGGTAAGTTTCGCTAGCTATCTGTTTGCACGTTGCGCGGAACGTGTGTTTAATTTGTGAAAGGTGTCTTTCTGCACGGCGAGGCCTTCGTATAAGCTCGTTAGCCAGACAGCCAGCAAGCTAAACAAAATTACGGTCAGTtcaagatgagaaaaaaaacgtcTTGAAAGTCCGTTTTGCTTCGAATAATGTAAAGTGCGTCTTGCCTGGAGGAAATAGTTCATCTAGTAAGCAtgtaaatatgataaaaatcTGTCCAGCTCGCTAGCTAGCAAGCTGCATGTGAGGGGGGCGGGACGGTGGTTTCTTCAAGTGACCGGGTTGTGGTTAC
This window of the Acanthopagrus latus isolate v.2019 chromosome 3, fAcaLat1.1, whole genome shotgun sequence genome carries:
- the LOC119016829 gene encoding ATPase inhibitor A, mitochondrial-like encodes the protein MSRFLLRANLRRSIFTQMNVRMASEQLGELGTGAGKGGGGGGSVREAGGAFGKRQVAEEERYFRQKEKEQMEALRKHHTEEIEHHKKEIERLQKEIDRHKGKIRKLKHDD